GGTTGAGAACTGAGGATTCTCCACTCCCAGCCCATACAGCAGGACGTCTCTTCTTGGCACGGGAGACCCATGCCAGCTTGAATcccttagccccttagtgacggcgctatcgtaaaactacgtcctgctgttgcaggacgagtatggagggaggtagcgacgctatctccctccatacagcgcgggcgtcagctgtttattacagctgacacccacgggcaatagccacgttcggccgatcgcggctattaaccctttaaatgccgctgtcaattctgacagcggcatttaaatcccccgaacacacggcctccccgcggtgagatcgggggagccgtacaggtgtcatggcagccgggggcctaatgaatggccccagggctgccttaaaggggttgtcccacggcagcaagtgggtctatacacttctgtatggccatattaatgcactttttaatatacatcgtgcattaaatatgagccatacagaagttatacacttaccccctccgctgctggcgtcctcgtctccatggcgccgactaaagctgccttctccttccattagacgcgcttgcgctgtgcggtcttctgttctgttgaatggggccgctccggcgtgctcgcgccgccgaggtcttctgtgcatgcgcagaccagccgGAAAGCCCCATTCAGcagaacagaagaccgcacagcgcaagcgcgtctaatggaaggagaaggcagcgttagtcagcgccatggagacggggacgccagcatcggagggggtaagtgtataacttctgtatggctcatatttaatgcacgatgtatattacaaagtgcattaatatggccatacagaagtgtataaccccacttgctaccgcgggacaaccccctttaacagactgcctatcaagctatccacacagggacaggcttgatagactgcctgtcaaaaagcagtatgacgtaatgctatagcattacgtcatactgcaggagcgatcaaagcatcgcatgttaaagtcccccagggggacttcaatgtaaagttaaaaaaaatcaataaagtttttttaattgtttaaaaaaaaaaatttaagttataaaagtttaaatcaccccccttttgccatatctattattaaaaaatctaaatcataaaataaaaatatgtatttggtatcgccgcgtccgtaaaagtccgatctatcaaagtagtgcattatttttcccacatggtgaatgtcgtccggaaaaaaaaaaaaaacgccagaaatgcacttttttagttaccctgtctcccagaaaaaacgcaagaaaaagcgatcaaaaagtcatatgtattccaaattgatactatcggaaatttcaggacatcccgcaaaaaatgagcccttgctcaactacgtcgacggaaaaataaaaagttatcgcgcgcacaaaatgactgcagaaaataattgaaaaaaattaaatttctttaaaaaaaaagtacaagtactacagcaaaaacgatactatacaagtttggtatcgtagtaatcgtactgacccatagaataaaaatatcaggtcgtttttgttgcagtttgtgcgccgtagaagcaagacgcaccgaaagatggtggaatgtcgttttttttccattgctctccgcttagaatttttaaaaagtttttcagtaaattatatggtacaataaatagtgccactgaaaaatacaacttgtcccgcaaaaaacaagccctcatacagcgacggcgatggataaataaaggagctatgattttttaaaagggagtaggaaaaaacaaaaatgggggaaaaaagcaaaaaagctccgtcactaaggggttaatgaccactATAAAGGCGTATGGGCGGTCACTATGGGGCTCATTTCTGTTCTTTGACCCCTTTCTGTACATGAAATCCGCCATATATCCCCTTCATCTGACAGATCACACCTATCTCTTGCTGTGAGGGTCTCCCCCACAGTACACGCCCGAATTCCCTGTGAGAACAGTGAAACATGTATGTTGGGACCtaattgatttttttctattttttttttgcatttttgtctcCAGATAATTACCTCTTGCCGTATTCTGCTCCAAGCCGCTAGCAATGGCGTACACGTTCCTAAAGAAGGAGATCATCTGCTCCCTCTGCTTGGCCATCTACAGCGACCCCGTGATGCTGCACTGCGGACATAGCTTCTGCAGCGGCTGCATCGAGACTTACATTAGTGAGCAGAGCTGTAGTGGCACATACCGCTGCCCGGAGTGCAAGCAAACGTCACAGACCAATGACCCGCTGGCCATCAACAGCAAGCTGCAGAGCATCGCTCAGAACTGGAAGTCCGTTGAGAATCACTTCCGTCTCGGGGAAGCCTCATGCCCACCTACTGCCTGCAGTATCCCAGCCCCGCCGTCAAAGCCTGCCTTCACTGTGAATCTTTTTTGTGCGCGAAGCACCTCGAGGTCCACAGCAAACAGCAGGAGCACTCGTTGGATGACGTCACGTCCACGCTGCAGAACAGGATCTGTAGCACCCATTGTGAAATCCTTAAGTTCTTCTGCCTGAAGGAAAAGACTCTCATTTGCACATCTTGCCTAACTGGCGATCACCGAGGTCACGCGGTGGAGTTGCTGGAGGTCGCCTCTTGTCAAAGAAGGGAGGAGCTTCAAAAGATCATGAACCACATGCACACTGAGGTCAAAACGCTTAAGAAAAAAGCAAACTGTTTGAAGGAGGTGATAAGCAGAAACAAAGAGGCGGCGAAAGAGTTAACCGCTGTGATCAGATCGTTATGCTGTGGCCTTCTGAATTGCATGCGAGAAGCAGCGGCTAACGTGGCAGCTGATATTAAACTTCAAGAAGCGGAACTCTTTAAGAAAGCATCAGATGAAATAGTTTCTCTAGAGATAAAGGAAGAACAGCTGTCCGAGGAGATAAGGCAGATCGAGGCTATGTGTAACCAGGATGATCTGGTGCTCCTTCTCCAGAACAAGCTCCACCCTAAGCTGCAGACGGTCCACCATGCCGGCTTGTCCTTCTTAGATGTCCGGTTTGACTTTCTGCTTGTCTTCCTTAAACTTGAGAAGAGTTTTAAAAGTTTAGCAAAATCCCTTCCAATGCAATTGACCTCTCAATGCCTTCACATAAAGTGGAAAGTTGACGTGCTGCTTAATAGCTCCACGGCGAGCAACTACCTCAGGGTGTCGGCCAACCGCAAGGCTGTGACCTACAGATCAATTACAAGCAACCAAAATAAACCAAAGCCAGGGCAATTTAAAACCAGTCACGTTCTCAGCGAGTTGGCCTTCTCTTCTGGACGACACTACTGGGAAGTCAAAGTTGGCAAGAAAGGCGTGAAGAGTGTTGGCGTCGCCTATCCCTCCATCATGAAGAATGGCCTAGATGCGTTTCTAGGTTACAACAAGCAGTCCTGGTGCCTGACCTGGAGTGAAGACTGCGTGGTGGCCTGTTACAATTCAGAGTGTCGGGAGATCGAGTATGACAcatcctccatgtcctccgtGGCGGTGTGTCTGGATTACGATCTCGGCACACTCTCCTTCTACAGGATCTGCTCCCCAGTAGAGCTACTCTTCGCCTTCAGAAACAAGTTCACCCAGCCTCTCCATGCCGCGTTTTACGTGGTCAACAGCTGGATCAAAATCAACCCTTAAAGGACACACAGAGATAGTTCTATTATCTGGTCCTTAATTCGAGGGCTTGGGATTCCAAAAATGTGCAAACGTTTTAGAGGTTGTTGAGATACATTTCCCCATAGACTCCATATATGAGGAAGTCACCTAAAAGGGATATTCCAGTCATGACGAGTGATATTTAGGTATCCTGACCCTGATTTGTAGGGATCCATCTGGTCTAGGTGCCATGTAGGTAACTGGATCTCAGCCCCATTCAAGTAGCAATGCTTGGCCAACCATTGTGTTGTAGATGGGAACATTTAGCAACCAGTCCCGGCGATCGCTTACCGCATATTCTAGTATTGCTCTCATTAAATGGAATGTCTCTTGAACAGTTTTGGTAACATCATAGTCCCACTTTGCGGTAGAAAAATAAGTCCTGGTTCCTAGTGAATTAAAGGAGTTGATCAAGATTAGAAaaccatggctgcttttttcTAAGAACAGCACCACACCAGTCCACAGTTTATTGTGATATTGCTGCTCAGTGCCATTCCCTTCaatagaggtgggctgcagtactgaCAATAACCCATGGCCAGGGGTggggctgtttctggaaaaaaaagccatgattcttagggcttattcagatgtccgtatatcggctgggttttcatgcccgaccGGTATACGCTGtcattctctgcagggggaggaggtggtacGGGCCggcagcagtgcactgagctccctcccctcgtcactgtttgcaatgggaggggcagagctaagttccacccccatcccgtcccctcccattgcaaacagtggagagggagTTTGGTGCACTGcacccatccagcttctcccccCTGcatagaggggcagcgtatatcggccttgTTTGAAAACCCGGCTGATGTAGGTAcgtttgaataagccctcaaagagATTGTCACTGGTTTATGACCTTTGGCTTGAAGCTGAGCTTTGAGAGAGGGAGGCGAACCATGCCAGCTTCTTCCCACCAtcctgcagactgacagctctttcCCATTTTGTGTGCagggagagctgtcactctgcatgctgtgGACAGGGACGGTGACAAAATCCCTTGAAATCTTTTATActcaattttttttacagtttttaaatTTAGGGGATGATACATCATGTGAGCGGGACACCCAGTCACGGCCTGGCAGCTATGTCATCGTGGTTGACGAATTAGTGCagtaggttgtgattggctgcctgctCACATGACCTATCCATGGGGATAATGTCATTGGACAGGGACGCAAACAGTCCATAGCAGCTGGGAGGAAACAGGGAAAACCcctaatcattaaaggggttgtcccactaaaTTACGTTTTGTCTTACCCAAAAGATCTAACTGATCAGTGCGGGTCCAACCGCTAGGACTCCCACCAAGGCCCGGGCCCAAAGTGTACTGCAACATATACAGCGCTAATTGCCCCAGTCATTTTAATGGGACTACTGAAGATAGCCGAGCGCTTGAATTCTCTTATCCCAGGCAGTCCATTAAAATGATTGGAGCGgtagtgcgcatgcgcagcacttaTTTCCACTTTAATTCCGTTTCCCTGCTCCAAAAActgaacagagagatggaattagGACTGAAAGTCAACAGCGCTGTGAACTGAGCCTCGCCAGTAAGCGGAGGCCACCGAGCTGGTGAATGTATGGAGGGACTTCACCGAGAAGACTTGGTTAGAATGTCTTATGTTGGGGATTATCGTTTGTTCCAAGTGTTGCTGCATCGCAGCCGTTATGAATGTTGGAGGTAGTAGTCCCACTCTGATAAGGTTTCTACAACTTCACAGTGTTtagatgtgttacgtggcattaGCTTCCTCAGGATTACATTAAAATTGTAGCTTTTGACAGGTAAGAAGCCCCATCCAATCGTGGGGCGCTCTGTAAATACTGCGTTTGTCTGGAACAGAGTCTTGTTCTCTTCATTCACATCTACAGTGAGATTACCAGCGAGCCGGGCCTCGTGGGCAGCGTTAGGGCAGCTTCACCCCCCGGGTCATCGCTGCCGGCATTCAGCAGAAAATCTGCCGCAAATACATTGAAAAACTCAGCTTGATATCGCGCTTCAAACATGCGATTTTCCTCGTTTTGTGAGAAAGAGGCATCGCTGTACATGCGAGCTTCACATGCGTGGAAGAAAACAGCATGGTAATAATCGCGCTCACATGGCATGTGATGCCAGCGGGATGCCATTTATTTGCCTTCCATAGGAAAATCGCAGATGTAAATAGACCCGATTCAAATAGAATAGATCTCTGTGCGGCACTCAAATCCCAAAATGTATACAAGAAAATACCCCTGTAAATGCTGCCGAAATCGCACAGGATTTACAGCCGGTGGGAAGCC
This region of Eleutherodactylus coqui strain aEleCoq1 chromosome 5, aEleCoq1.hap1, whole genome shotgun sequence genomic DNA includes:
- the LOC136628694 gene encoding tripartite motif-containing protein 60-like, with translation MPTYCLQYPSPAVKACLHCESFLCAKHLEVHSKQQEHSLDDVTSTLQNRICSTHCEILKFFCLKEKTLICTSCLTGDHRGHAVELLEVASCQRREELQKIMNHMHTEVKTLKKKANCLKEVISRNKEAAKELTAVIRSLCCGLLNCMREAAANVAADIKLQEAELFKKASDEIVSLEIKEEQLSEEIRQIEAMCNQDDLVLLLQNKLHPKLQTVHHAGLSFLDVRFDFLLVFLKLEKSFKSLAKSLPMQLTSQCLHIKWKVDVLLNSSTASNYLRVSANRKAVTYRSITSNQNKPKPGQFKTSHVLSELAFSSGRHYWEVKVGKKGVKSVGVAYPSIMKNGLDAFLGYNKQSWCLTWSEDCVVACYNSECREIEYDTSSMSSVAVCLDYDLGTLSFYRICSPVELLFAFRNKFTQPLHAAFYVVNSWIKINP